The bacterium DNA segment CAATATCCAATCCGGATCTCGGGATTGAGTTGTTTAAAATCATTGTTGGACGTTCAGTCTGGGAAGACAGATGGAACCCTTTTATGCCCAACCATCAATTTTGCTCCACCTTGCAAAGGAGCCGACGTGCCGTGTTTTTTCAGATATTGACTGACGTGACTCTAACAAATGTAGGAAGCAGATTTCACATCGATAACGCAGTAACCCCTAATTCAGATGAAGACAGTAAAACGCTTCTCGCGTTGGCGAAGACTTCGCGGGCCACAGCGAGAATCGTAGCGCTTTGGACCACGCGAGCACACGGTGAACTCTTTTGGAATCTTTTTGACGAATTAATCCAGCTTTACCCAGATGATGATGTATTGTTCGGTTACTTGGTTGGTGGCATTAAGGGATATGGAACTGTAATCTCTGTTCCTGAATCTGAGTTCCACGAGGCGAGGCGGCGCGAAGTCGAAAAACGTTTGGGCGATCCGAATCTTCCACCGGTAGTACGCCTTAGATTACGTGAAGCGTTAGAAAGGCTAAGAGAAGAAGTCGATCGAAATATAGTCTGGGAATATGACTTAGGGTTGGATGACTTGAGGAAATTCATCGAAGACAAGAATTCGTCACACCGAATTTGGGCTATCGGCAGATTCCTTAAATATGCAAAGTGGGAAGACATTATGCGAAACCTCACGACGGAAGATATCAAGGAAGTATTGCCTATCGTCGATTTACCTGACAAAAAGCGACGCATGCTCGAAAGCGCACTCGAGGTGTGGGAACGTGGAGTTTAAAATTTTAACTCCGTTGCAAGGCAAAGTTCTGCAGACACTCTTTAACAACGACCTTGGCAATCAAGGCTTTTATTTAACGGGAGGGACGGCTCTATCGGAATTCTATCTGCAACACCGTAAATCGGAAGATCTCGATTTGTTTACACGCGAAGACAAACCTTTTTTCGGTATCGTACAAAATATATCCGAGTACTTTGCTCCGGCAAATATTGTTATTAGTTCGCAAGAGATAAAGGATGATCTTGTAAGAATCTGGATTAAGGAAGAAGGCACGCTCGAACCGCCTCTTAAGCTGGAATTTGCCTCAAAGGATATGCCCGCATTGGCGGCAACTGTTAATTTTGAT contains these protein-coding regions:
- a CDS encoding nucleotidyl transferase AbiEii/AbiGii toxin family protein, which translates into the protein MEFKILTPLQGKVLQTLFNNDLGNQGFYLTGGTALSEFYLQHRKSEDLDLFTREDKPFFGIVQNISEYFAPANIVISSQEIKDDLVRIWIKEEGTLEPPLKLEFASKDMPALAATVNFDRIVVDSFLDIAVNKVCTILHRGPSEFKDYCDLYFILKKEPSFSLEYLMERAKEKDGAFDEAENRLNFATILRSVSTFQELPHYVLKPVALNEMINYLVPQAERIIGQYRPKM